One part of the Longimicrobium sp. genome encodes these proteins:
- a CDS encoding SDR family oxidoreductase codes for MKLSGTVLITGASAGIGQACARAFAAVGARLVLTARRFERIERLATELREEHGTECHLLELDVRDRESVFGVIGGLPSEWAEIDVLVNNAGLGRGVDKLHAADPDGWDEMVDTNVKGLLYVSRAVTPGMVQRRRGHVINLGSVAGHEVYPGGAVYCATKHAVGAITKGMRMDLLGTGVRVSTVDPGMVETEFSVVRFGGDAERAANVYRGMTPLTPADIADTVVWVATRPPHVNIDEIIIKPTDQASATLVDRPGARA; via the coding sequence ATGAAGCTTTCCGGAACCGTCCTGATCACCGGCGCCAGCGCGGGGATCGGCCAGGCGTGCGCGCGCGCGTTCGCGGCCGTCGGCGCGCGGCTGGTCCTTACCGCGCGTCGCTTCGAGCGCATCGAGCGCCTGGCCACGGAGCTGCGCGAGGAGCACGGCACCGAGTGCCACCTGCTGGAGCTGGACGTGCGCGACCGCGAGTCCGTCTTCGGCGTCATCGGTGGCCTGCCTTCGGAATGGGCGGAGATCGACGTGCTGGTGAACAACGCCGGCCTGGGCCGCGGCGTCGACAAGCTGCACGCGGCCGATCCGGACGGCTGGGACGAGATGGTGGATACCAACGTCAAGGGCCTGCTGTACGTTTCGCGGGCCGTCACGCCGGGGATGGTGCAGCGCAGGCGGGGGCACGTGATCAACCTGGGCTCCGTAGCCGGCCACGAGGTGTATCCCGGCGGCGCCGTCTACTGCGCCACCAAGCACGCCGTCGGGGCGATCACGAAGGGGATGCGGATGGACCTGCTGGGGACGGGCGTCCGCGTGAGCACGGTCGACCCGGGGATGGTGGAGACGGAGTTCAGCGTGGTGCGTTTCGGGGGCGATGCGGAGCGCGCGGCGAACGTGTATCGCGGCATGACCCCGCTGACCCCCGCCGACATCGCGGATACGGTCGTGTGGGTGGCGACGCGCCCGCCGCACGTGAACATCGACGAGATCATCATCAAGCCCACCGACCAGGCCAGCGCCACGCTCGTGGATCGGCCGGGTGCGAGGGCCTGA
- a CDS encoding ABC transporter permease has product MKALRPQAIRPLFALAWRESRFARRRLLLFLSSITLGVAALVATQSFAANLLAGVRDQARALVGADVSLSSNRALGPKTEALLDSLRRARVPVARVTAFASMALVERTGAARLAQVRAVEPGYPYYGEIVTAPADRYPQLQSGRNVLVDPAMLTALDARVGDVLRLGESAFTIIGTLEKVPGAVGVGALFAPRVYIPARYLAETRLVQPGSRVDYEAYVRLPNPAAADPLVEGHRPIFRAERVSANTASEQQADMAEALGNLGSFLALIGTFALLLGGIGVASAMGAYMAQKRDTVATLRCLGATAPQVIVIYLLQAGAMGLIGAAAGTAIGVSVQWVLPRLLADLLPVDVETAVSLPAVAMGIGIGVWVAVAFALLPLLGTRRISPLEAIRRRVEAEPTRRGRDPWTFGGWLLLAASIVALVLFQAQDVRTGLGFAAGIALTLAALWLSAWGMTKLARRAPTRALPYPVRQGVANLYRPGNQTAVVVLALGFGVWLLATVYLVQRNLLAPLAINAESQGNLLLFDIQADQEQGVTSELGRSGTRVMQRAPIVPMRIHAINGVPASRLAPDDPDADAEGAPEQRRPRQGERRASSDGDRPERWAVRREYRSTFRDDLIRSEQVMEGRWWKPGAGGADRSGVAEVSMDIAVAEDLKLELGDTITWDVQGVRIPTRVTSIREVDWGRLEPNFFAVFPTAVLQGAPHTWVMLARAPSADARSAVQRDVVRRFSNVAVLDLTSIQAAIDEVLGRVAAVIRFLAGFSVATGFIVLLGAVLAGRLQRIRESVLLRTLGATRRQIAGVLLAEYLALGLLASAAGTVLAIGAGWALARWLFETDFAVPVLPLLWLSLGVTAISATVGMLASREVFRHTPLEALREE; this is encoded by the coding sequence GTGAAGGCCCTCCGCCCGCAGGCCATCCGTCCGCTGTTCGCGCTGGCGTGGCGGGAAAGCCGCTTCGCCCGGCGCCGGCTGCTCCTCTTCCTTTCCTCCATCACGCTGGGCGTCGCCGCGCTCGTCGCCACGCAGTCGTTCGCGGCCAACCTGCTGGCCGGCGTCCGCGACCAGGCGCGCGCCCTCGTCGGGGCGGACGTCAGCCTGAGCAGCAACCGCGCGCTCGGGCCGAAGACCGAGGCGCTGCTGGATTCGCTGCGGCGCGCCCGGGTGCCCGTGGCGCGGGTGACCGCGTTTGCGTCGATGGCGCTCGTGGAGCGCACGGGCGCCGCGCGGCTGGCGCAGGTGCGCGCGGTGGAGCCGGGCTATCCGTACTACGGCGAGATCGTCACCGCGCCGGCGGACCGCTATCCCCAGCTGCAGTCGGGCCGCAATGTGCTGGTGGACCCCGCCATGCTCACCGCGCTCGACGCCCGCGTGGGCGACGTGCTGCGGCTGGGCGAGTCCGCCTTCACCATCATCGGCACGCTGGAAAAGGTGCCGGGCGCCGTGGGCGTGGGCGCGCTCTTCGCCCCGCGCGTCTACATCCCCGCCCGCTACCTGGCGGAAACCAGGCTCGTGCAGCCGGGCAGCCGGGTGGACTACGAGGCGTACGTGCGCCTTCCGAATCCCGCGGCGGCCGACCCGCTCGTCGAAGGACACCGCCCCATCTTTCGCGCGGAGCGGGTGAGCGCCAACACGGCCAGCGAGCAGCAGGCCGACATGGCCGAGGCGCTGGGCAACCTGGGCTCGTTCCTGGCGCTGATCGGCACCTTCGCGCTGCTGCTGGGCGGCATCGGCGTGGCGAGCGCGATGGGCGCGTACATGGCGCAGAAGCGCGACACCGTCGCCACGCTGCGCTGCCTGGGGGCCACCGCGCCGCAGGTGATCGTCATCTACCTGCTGCAGGCGGGGGCGATGGGGCTGATCGGCGCGGCGGCGGGTACGGCGATCGGCGTGTCGGTGCAGTGGGTGCTGCCGCGGCTGCTGGCCGACCTGCTCCCCGTGGACGTGGAGACCGCCGTCAGCCTGCCCGCGGTGGCGATGGGAATCGGCATCGGCGTGTGGGTGGCGGTGGCGTTCGCGCTGCTGCCGCTGCTGGGAACGCGACGGATCTCGCCCCTGGAGGCCATCCGCCGCCGCGTGGAAGCGGAGCCGACCCGCCGCGGGCGTGACCCGTGGACGTTCGGGGGATGGCTGCTGCTGGCGGCTAGCATCGTCGCGCTGGTGCTCTTCCAGGCCCAGGACGTCCGCACCGGGCTGGGCTTCGCGGCGGGGATCGCCCTCACCCTGGCCGCGCTGTGGCTGAGCGCCTGGGGGATGACGAAGCTGGCCCGCCGCGCGCCGACCCGCGCGCTCCCCTACCCCGTCCGCCAGGGCGTGGCGAACCTGTACCGCCCGGGGAACCAGACGGCCGTGGTCGTCCTCGCGCTCGGGTTCGGCGTGTGGCTGCTAGCGACCGTGTACCTGGTCCAGCGCAACCTGCTCGCGCCGCTCGCAATCAACGCGGAGAGCCAGGGCAACCTGCTGCTGTTCGACATCCAAGCAGACCAGGAGCAGGGCGTCACGAGCGAGCTGGGGCGGTCGGGAACGCGGGTGATGCAGCGCGCGCCCATCGTGCCCATGCGCATCCACGCCATCAACGGCGTCCCCGCGTCGCGCCTGGCCCCGGACGATCCCGATGCGGACGCGGAGGGCGCGCCGGAGCAGCGGCGTCCGCGCCAGGGCGAGCGCCGCGCGTCGTCCGACGGCGACCGGCCGGAGCGCTGGGCGGTGCGGCGCGAGTATCGATCGACCTTTCGCGACGACCTGATCCGCTCGGAGCAGGTGATGGAGGGGCGCTGGTGGAAGCCGGGGGCTGGCGGCGCGGATCGCAGCGGCGTGGCGGAGGTGTCCATGGACATCGCCGTGGCCGAGGACCTGAAGCTCGAGCTGGGCGACACCATCACCTGGGATGTGCAGGGCGTGCGTATCCCCACGCGCGTCACCTCCATCCGCGAAGTGGACTGGGGGCGGCTGGAACCAAACTTCTTCGCCGTCTTTCCCACGGCGGTGCTGCAGGGCGCCCCGCACACCTGGGTAATGCTGGCGCGCGCGCCGTCCGCGGATGCGCGCTCGGCCGTGCAGCGCGACGTGGTGCGGCGGTTCAGCAACGTGGCGGTGCTGGACCTTACGTCCATCCAGGCGGCCATCGACGAGGTGCTGGGGCGCGTGGCGGCGGTCATCCGCTTCCTGGCGGGCTTCAGCGTGGCGACGGGGTTCATCGTGCTGCTGGGCGCGGTGCTGGCGGGCCGGCTTCAGCGCATCCGCGAAAGCGTGCTGCTGCGGACGCTGGGCGCCACGCGCCGGCAGATCGCGGGCGTGCTGCTGGCGGAGTACCTTGCGCTGGGGCTGCTGGCCAGCGCCGCGGGAACGGTGCTGGCGATCGGCGCGGGGTGGGCGCTCGCGCGGTGGCTGTTCGAGACGGACTTCGCGGTGCCGGTGCTGCCGCTGCTCTGGCTCTCGCTGGGGGTGACGGCCATCTCCGCCACGGTGGGCATGCTGGCCAGCCGCGAGGTGTTCCGCCACACGCCGCTGGAGGCGCTGCGCGAGGAGTGA
- a CDS encoding ABC transporter ATP-binding protein has translation MLIADNLQKTYRSGGHPLAALKNVNFTVNPGETVAIVGPSGSGKTTLLGLLAGLDRPSAGRVLLDGTDLGALTEDARARLRREKIGFVFQSFQLIAMLTARENVAIPLDLAGERGGAARADELLERVGLAGRGHHYPAQLSGGEQQRVALARAFIHRPSILFADEPTGNLDAATGERIIQLILELNRERGTTVVLVTHDPALAGRMGRVVRLADGAVVSDERSGA, from the coding sequence ATGCTCATCGCTGACAATCTCCAGAAAACGTACCGCAGCGGCGGACATCCGCTGGCGGCGCTCAAAAACGTAAACTTCACCGTGAATCCCGGCGAAACGGTGGCCATCGTGGGTCCATCCGGCAGCGGAAAGACCACGCTGCTGGGGCTGCTGGCCGGCCTGGACCGCCCAAGCGCCGGCCGCGTGCTGCTGGACGGCACCGACCTGGGCGCCCTTACCGAGGACGCGCGCGCCCGGCTGCGGCGCGAGAAGATCGGCTTCGTCTTCCAGTCGTTCCAGCTGATCGCCATGCTCACCGCCCGCGAGAACGTGGCCATTCCCCTGGACCTGGCGGGCGAGCGGGGAGGCGCCGCGCGCGCCGACGAGCTGCTGGAGCGCGTGGGGCTGGCCGGGCGCGGGCACCACTATCCCGCGCAGCTTTCCGGCGGCGAGCAGCAGCGCGTGGCCCTGGCCCGTGCCTTCATACACCGTCCGAGCATCCTGTTCGCCGACGAGCCCACGGGCAACCTCGATGCCGCCACGGGCGAGCGCATCATCCAGCTGATCCTGGAGCTGAACCGCGAGCGCGGCACCACCGTGGTGCTGGTGACGCACGACCCTGCCCTGGCCGGGCGGATGGGCCGCGTGGTGCGCCTGGCCGACGGTGCCGTGGTGAGCGACGAGCGGAGCGGCGCGTGA
- a CDS encoding arylesterase — MSILSSLRRAGPVVALAALIVGCGAPESNGSAESSSNPAGSAEDDMAADRRVVMFLGTSLTDGYGLEREQAYPALIQQKIDSAGLPFEVVNAGLSGERSAGALQRVRGWLLKQPFDVLVIETGANDMLNGLPVTALRSNIQGIIDTVRAAKPNTRIVLVGMLAAPNLGRTYVDRFNRVYPDLAEENDVPLVPFLLEGVATERDLNIADAIHPNAQGHHVLARTVWKALEPVLRDAGTSQRGG; from the coding sequence ATGAGCATTCTGTCTTCCCTGCGCCGTGCCGGGCCGGTGGTGGCCCTGGCGGCCCTGATTGTCGGGTGCGGCGCCCCCGAAAGCAACGGCTCCGCCGAAAGTTCGTCCAACCCCGCCGGCTCGGCCGAGGACGACATGGCGGCCGACCGGCGCGTGGTGATGTTCCTGGGCACCAGCCTTACCGACGGCTACGGGCTGGAGCGCGAGCAGGCGTATCCCGCGCTGATCCAGCAGAAGATCGACTCCGCCGGGCTGCCCTTCGAGGTGGTGAACGCAGGCTTGAGCGGCGAGCGCAGCGCCGGGGCCCTGCAGCGCGTCCGCGGCTGGCTCCTGAAGCAGCCCTTCGACGTGCTGGTGATCGAGACAGGTGCCAACGACATGCTCAATGGCCTGCCCGTCACCGCGCTGCGGTCCAACATCCAGGGGATCATCGACACCGTGCGCGCCGCCAAGCCCAACACGCGCATCGTGCTCGTGGGGATGCTGGCCGCGCCCAACCTGGGGCGCACCTACGTGGATCGCTTCAACCGCGTGTATCCCGACCTGGCCGAGGAGAACGACGTTCCGCTCGTCCCCTTTCTGCTGGAGGGCGTGGCCACGGAGCGCGACCTGAACATCGCCGACGCCATCCATCCCAATGCGCAGGGGCACCACGTCCTCGCGCGCACGGTGTGGAAGGCGCTGGAGCCGGTGCTGCGCGACGCGGGCACGAGTCAGCGCGGAGGGTGA
- a CDS encoding DinB family protein — MTDTASAPSLKQLALGDLDHELETTRRVLERVPEQHLDWKPHAKSFSLGQLATHLTQMPFWVTTTIRQNELDVAGAPRTEPPATTAEIMRRFDDNAAEARQALQNADESTFGDRWTLRAGDHVILSMPRLAVLRSFCLSHMIHHRGQLSVYLRLLDVPVPSIYGPTADEQ, encoded by the coding sequence ATGACCGATACCGCATCCGCCCCGTCGCTGAAGCAGCTCGCGCTGGGCGACCTGGACCACGAGCTGGAGACCACGCGCCGCGTGCTGGAGCGCGTGCCCGAGCAGCACCTGGACTGGAAGCCGCACGCGAAGTCGTTCAGCCTGGGGCAGCTGGCCACGCACCTTACCCAGATGCCGTTCTGGGTTACGACCACAATCAGGCAGAACGAGCTGGATGTGGCCGGGGCCCCGCGCACCGAGCCGCCCGCGACGACCGCGGAGATCATGCGCCGCTTCGACGACAACGCGGCCGAGGCGCGCCAGGCGCTGCAGAACGCAGACGAGTCCACGTTCGGCGATCGCTGGACGCTGCGCGCCGGCGACCATGTGATCCTGTCGATGCCCCGGCTGGCGGTGCTGCGCAGCTTCTGCCTCAGCCACATGATCCACCACCGCGGGCAGCTGAGCGTGTACCTGCGCCTGCTGGACGTGCCGGTGCCCTCCATCTACGGCCCCACCGCCGACGAGCAGTAG
- the mscL gene encoding large conductance mechanosensitive channel protein MscL produces the protein MHEYESRAAKLAARLLVGNPWIAMLVSRATRALHSAAHPTHPHPGHFMVDEFRKFITRGNVLDLAVGIVIGAAFTGVVQSFVNDVLMPPIGLVLGGVDFSELYLHLGRGAFPTRAAAVEAGAPIISYGLFINNVIAFLITAFAVFLIIKAYQRTRPPEAPPAAAEKQCPFCYSSIHLAAIRCPHCTSDVSGLPSQQA, from the coding sequence GTGCATGAATACGAAAGCCGCGCGGCGAAACTGGCTGCGCGGCTTCTCGTTGGAAATCCATGGATCGCCATGCTTGTATCACGCGCGACTCGAGCTCTCCATTCCGCCGCGCATCCCACTCACCCGCACCCCGGGCATTTCATGGTCGACGAATTCCGGAAGTTCATCACCCGCGGCAACGTGCTGGACCTGGCCGTCGGGATCGTCATCGGCGCCGCGTTCACGGGCGTGGTGCAGTCGTTCGTGAACGACGTGCTGATGCCGCCCATCGGCTTGGTGCTCGGCGGCGTCGACTTCTCGGAGCTGTACCTGCACCTGGGCCGCGGCGCGTTCCCGACCCGCGCGGCGGCGGTGGAAGCCGGCGCGCCGATCATCAGCTACGGCCTGTTCATCAACAACGTGATCGCGTTCTTGATCACCGCCTTCGCCGTATTCCTGATCATCAAGGCCTACCAGCGCACCCGCCCGCCCGAAGCGCCGCCCGCCGCCGCCGAGAAGCAGTGCCCGTTCTGCTACTCCAGCATTCATTTAGCTGCCATCCGTTGCCCGCATTGCACGT